From the Candidatus Poribacteria bacterium genome, the window CCCCGATGGCGAACAACTTGACCAGCCCGAGTGAGATCAGCGCTGATATGAAGGCGGAAACGAGAAATATAGGCGGCGGATATAGGCCGAGCCCTCTTTTGAGGGCGTAATTGAATGTTATCCCCTCGATACCCCACGAGATCACGAAAAGCGCCAACAGCATGGTCAGTGGGATGCCCCGGATATTGAGCAGATTTAACACCGCGGCGATAAACCTATGTTT encodes:
- a CDS encoding DUF1449 family protein, translating into MEWLLGFFAWYNLPFIIPLFLVVVYIILHLTGLSWGNGTGTEIGDIAIDMDDESGEDVCKHRFIAAVLNLLNIRGIPLTMLLALFVISWGIEGITFNYALKRGLGLYPPPIFLVSAFISALISLGLVKLFAIG